The nucleotide sequence CGTCTGAAAATCTGCTTATCTTTCGggtgaattttattgtttaagcTATATTTCGTATTGTAGTGTTTCTTAGTAGTAATTGCGTACCTGGGAAATATCACAGTTCAATGTTATATTTCGGCAGCAGCAGCTAATTTGATTAACTAAATAAACCCAACCCACTGATGGGAAACAAGCGCAGCTTTCTCAGTAGTGCAACTTTGAATCAAATTTCtgttgaaatatttcatttaattttgcggGTATAAAAGCAATACGTGGCATTTTGTGTGAGAGTATATCATTGAGTCGCGAGATTATACTAAATTTATTCTATATAAAATTTGGGTCGCCTGATAAAAAGATTGCGAACCACTGCGCCAGATAACATCTCATTAAATATTACAAGTAATAGAGTGCAGTACATATTTTGTAAATGCGAGGGCGCACCCCTCGGCTATGTTATCTCGACTGATTTGTGCCTATCAAGTTATTTatcctgatttattttcagtCAATTATTTTGGGGTTTTCTCTGATCATGAAAGGGCGATGCACCCATACCTACGGTAAGTTGCAATCTATTTCTTCATATTTAAAACTTTGAACATTCAGTACAAAACAATCTTCAAAACAACAGTATTGAATTGGAGATACGTTTGCTAATATAGTTATATCTCGATATGTCGTAGTACTGcacaagaatttgaaaaatgtcaaaatatcgGAAAATATgcaaactgatatatatatatatagcttttATGTGCAGGATGTGAGacattcaaaatgttttattgtgtGAATGTATGTTGATATTTATGTTATTTGCAGCCTACATATTTTATGGAAAATATCCAGATGGAGAATTTGATCACAATGTTTTTGGAGCATATAAACCATGCAGTGATCAAATGGATTATTGCCATATATTACCTATTCGAGGAAACATCACGTATTCACCTTTACGATCTGCGGCGAAGTCGATATATTATCCTGATGAATGGCCCAACACCATAGCTTTGGTAAGCCTTTGAGCGATGTGATACCTCACCTAAAACAGAGTAAATAATGTTATTGAACTATTCCTAATGACCAAGTACTGTAAATATGGCTTAGCTGTGATAATTGACGTAATTATTGCATTACTGATTTTCTCATTACGCTGTCCTTATATGTTCAAACTGTTGTCCAGTGCAAATTATTCTTTTAATGGACCACGTCTGCATTGATATACAGTATATCACTGCAGCACTGAGtaccgttaccggtacctaccaCGTTACCGTATctcgtttaatttaattttagcgTCACAGATATTCCGTCTTCCTATTTAATGCTACAAGATTTTATTACCTGTTTTCTTCGCTTTCAATATCCACCGCGTCTAATTGAATGCCAGTGTTACGCCTTCAGAATCTGACGTTTGTTGCCGACTGTTAGACAATGCGCATCACAATAGTATTGTTGTGACACAGTCCATTAATGCCATCTCCATGGTTACCAAGTTAATGGTGTTCAGAGTCGTGTTTTATTGAAGTGAGCGACTGTTGATTATAGCAGATTGCCTCGAGATATTGTatgcattttattttccaatttactTACACTTGATTCGACTTTTTCTCCCTTATAATATAGTGTCCAGAGTTATTTtataggtgccgctgctcgataaccaccACTGATTTCCCGCGTCCTTTTCATCCTGTAATATGGCCTATTTATAATTCATTGCCATTTGCATGTTTGCGCCTATTTAAACTATGGTTATATAAAAAACTACTTATTACTGAGTGTTCGCAATCAGGCTATCTCTAGCCAATGTATACAACACGTATCAGCATTTCAGACCTTTATCTACCTGATTAATTAGGGAATACCCTACGAGTTATCCGGTAGGATGGGATTTTCAAACCTGTACCGGTGCATTTTATTCTTAAAACataacttccgagtttccaaaTTAAATTAGAAGACGaatcttgggtgtcgctgctcgataaccaaatttggttccccgcggcttcccttccccagtagaattatgtgttaaattttgtttatcttttgattttgtatgttatttttttgccggttggaaaaaataaaattgactatgactatgatATCTTACCACCtctataacaaaaaaattacaatccAGCAATCGTCATTAATCCAGTTTATTTGAAGATACGCTGTCACTGTAATACTTCACATGCTGTTTCCAACATCTCTCTCCTAAATGATGTAACAATGATTATTTATTGTAGTTAATGACAATTTTTGTGAGTAATATGCAAATACCCAATTTGACAGCAATATTCAGGCTATCCTTGGATACTTCTTGATGTCAACAAAAAACAGATTGAAGTTGGCGATATGACCTACACTTTTGAAGGTGAGAAATTCAATTCCTACTTACAATTctaataaaataacaataaattttaacgCCGGTGTTGATTTGacttacgtatatatatatatgactaagGAATAATGAATGACTGGGCGGCTATTAGCCTTCTTAGTCCTTGAAACGTCCGCACTAGGCGGGGTCGCAATTCCGAAGTCTCAATGACCTACAAAGGTCTTGCATACACAACTCAATGTTTAAATAATTCACTGCATTGTATTTTCgataaaaattaatatctgttctttttatttaactttgttttgtggaaataaaatctctctctctcattGTCGCGGGGGTCAAAACACACCGGGAATTTTAGCCCAAACTTCTTGTAATGGGTAAACATTCTGTTTATATCCAATCTtcttcatttcaattttctatcCATGACTTATTTTAACATTCATGTGGAACGTTGCGTCAAATTAAGAAGACATGCCCAATATTGTCCCAAtgttttttattctgatttgaTTGTTCCGGGTTGTAACCTAAGCGCATAGTTTAAATCCTACATAATAATTTGCTCACACACTTGATTATTTTGTCTATTGTTCGTTTCTTTGCTATTTTTGTGAGTGAGATATCCAATATGGCATGCAACGACGTTGTCGCATCTGCCTTCCTGCTTTTGGAATCACACACATAGTACAGGTTTTTTGGTTGGCTTATTATGTCAACTACCAAAGTTTATCTTCAATCAGTTTCAGTAACtacttgaaatatttatttcagattaCAGCCCAATGTGGTACATTGATTCATATTATCATTTCTCCAATGTCAAAATGAGCCACATAGATGCGCAAAGATATTGTGAGGGTCTGGACGGATATCTCGTTGTCCCGAAACACGGTCCTTTGAATCAGTGGATCAATGGCAAAGTTTCGGGATCAATGTGGTCAGGTATGCAACAGGAAAAGGATTAGTAAGTTATTTAGATATGACGTCTGGGAGCTCTCGTTGATTCTTGCTGTTCATCATAATAAACGCCAACTCAAAAGCAAGTAAAAATAACTGTATTTCATCCAAAATActcaaacaaaataatttagCAACGAAGGTATATTAgagacaaaataaaacaatattcaaataataaatattacattAAGGTATCAAATATATTAATGAAACATGGATGTATCACGTCGGACAAGGCAAAGGTATTTGGTTCAATGAGGCAGAATTCATCAAAAGCAATGTACTTGCTCCCGGGGGAGATGGAAGTTGCATGCTAATTTCAATGGGAAGTATGAAATGGTCAAGCGAAAGTTGCAGCAAAAAATTGTCTGTAGTCTGCAGAATACGTGAGTATTAAGAACCGTTCTTGAAATGGAAAGATGAGAGGTGTGAAGTTACAAGTTTCATGACCTGTTATCAGCTAAATCTTTTCAGACGAACATCTGAGATACGGACACACAATGATGGTAGTTTATGAGAAATACCGAAATTACACAGAAGCTTCAAAAGTTTGCACTGATGCCTATGAGTTTCTCGTGAGACCGGACTCCGCCAAAAAACTGAAATGGCTATCGAGCATAATCAAATTTTATCAGCATTCTGGACTATTCTTGATAGGTAATACTATTATATAAGTCAATATAACTGTCCTATAGAACTATAAAGACTTAATGAGAAAATGTAAGAATAAGAGATGAATACTGTGATGATTTCCCTCATTGATTGAATTACATTTTTATCGTTGATTAAAATTTGTTCAGGTTATAATCACTACACTGTACGAAATTGCTCTGGCATTCATCTGAATATCTGTGAATATTTTCTGCATTGAATACTTAGCAAACATATATTTATCATCTCGAGTAGACTATGCTAGCAACATTATGCTTTATTATAGATGTTATTAAATTTCGACATTTTTTTGACAAAGGGGATCGATCATCCACGTATTGTGTATATACTTCGACATTGTTATGTTATTATGTCGATTGTTGCTATGTTATATTTTGTACTTCAAACATATAATTATCAAAAGATAACAGGTACATCTATACATTGTAAGTTTTCAATGTTTGTAGGAGAGTAGATAAAGAAGTACGGTTATTCATAATTTGTTCCTACATCCTAAAAAAGTACGGACAAATAGTTATatgaatgtatatataataatatattaatattttatgaaCCAATAGATGCCCTATACAATATGGAAACAGAAGTTTATGAATCCACTCAAGGAGATGTTATTCTTGAAGAAATGTGGGCACCAGGACAACCAAACACTTCACTTCACTGTGTTGTTATGAATGTAAATGGAAAGTTATTATCATTCGACTGTGATGATGGTTATAATGCACAATTCATTTGTGAATACAAGCATATAAGTAAGCCAATATACCTTTTCTATCACCGTTTTCTTAATTTAAATAATGTTTTGCTTCACatctttaatttaatttggCTGCTTGGCTATAAAACATCTGTGTTTTAAACAAACAACCTATAGATTATTAAAGTGGCCCAAACCCAAAACCGCGGGTCACATGGGGCCCGCTGTATCATTGTCTGTGACCAGCCTCCCATATGCTGATGTACGTCCAAATTGATGATAAATGTTTCTTCATAAAATAAACGAAAAGATCTTTTAACACGCTAACAAATGTGATTTTGTTTGGGTAATTGAATAGTATGCTTGCCTAAACTGGTCCAAAAGTCAGTTATTCGATTTTGGCGCCCTTGAATGACTTAATTGATTGTATCTCTTCCTTCGGAAGTAGCGTCTACACAAATAATATACCTAGTACTAAAATATAAGAGTGAAATGGGTGAAAATTTTGATCAactatcaaaataaaaacatggtAGAAGGGCCCTTACTTTAAACTGCATATCCTCAGTGTGGTAAATGgtctatgccaaactggagatAAGCTGGTCTTCTCAAAAACATAGTACAGTAGCACATTCTTCTTATGTGTCAATGACTTATTGTTCAGGATGTTTTGCAACGTTGTGTTTCGAAGCCTtttatacataaatataaaatactatatatttattattacagaAGATAATTTTGTCGCCGTCGTTGACAACAAGCGATATTACTGGCATAATGATACTACATTTCAATCTGTTGCTAGTACCAAGTGCGAAAGTGATGAAGGAGGAAGTCTTGCTGAGGCATCACAATTGTGGCAAATCATGACGTTGGTATCAACATATGCAACAGATTATGCCACAAATAAGGTTAGAGAGTGCAGAGTCATACATGTGTTGCATTACAATGTTCATTATAATGTTCATTTTGACCTATGCAACGTTTCGCTTAGCTGATTAGCTCAGCTGAGAGTCGGACAAAAAGTCAAGTGCGTGTCAGAATTTAGTCTTCTTAGGTTTATGAGAGTCCCATCCATATCTCTATCCAATTTTACATTAAGCTTTCAATGTTGATGATAAAATGTATTTTACTGAACTTACACTTAACTGTTATTTCATGACAGACGTTTTGGTTGATGTTAGCCGGCggatataatattcaaaacggCATGGTTGTTGCAAATGATAACCGACCAAATGACATGTGCCCTACGTTTCGAACGCTTCATATCCCAACATTTGAATGGAAAAATTGTAATACAATACATCATTATTTGTGCAGGAAAGGTAAACTGATTTTCTAAACTTTCAGTATCTCTTATTGAAATTGATAATTCGTTTTGATACCTGCATGTATACGTGTTGTCCGTTTTACTAAAATCTATCATTTTATCAGAAagagtagtttttttttattaaaatatcaatatatatatatatgatcttATAAATAATTCATTCAATGACATCTTGAAAATCCCTTTATGTTATAGAATACAAAGAAGTAATTCCCGATGAAGACCAGAGTCTTTGTCCTCCTGGTTTTATGAGAGCAGAGGAAAGCACATGTTTGCGGGCATATCACGAAACAGTGGAATGGCATGTAGCGAAGACAGTATGTGAAGCAGATACCGAGCAACGTGGATCCTTAGTAAAATTTCAACACAATCATCCTCAATCTATCCCCGTGTTATATTTCATGAAATCACAAGCAAATACGGCTGATGAACAATTTTGGGTTGGCATGTGTGGTCAGTATAAGTATCTATGTTTATCTAGTTTATCCTATGTTTTATCGCATAATAACGCCAATTAAAATTTACTTGAACTGCTTTTTATGCACTAACTTTGAAGGGTCAGAAAGCAGAGGGACATACCTATTTTGGACATCAAAAAACGCGACATCCGACGATATAACGacaccatactatgcaattaaAGGAGAGTGCCTTGCCGTGAGTCCGCTGAATGCAGATATCAATAAATACAACACGTTGTGGAGGTTGTATAATTTCGGTTTCGTGTGCCAGCAGGAAGCTATTATGGTATatgttttttggtgttttcaatTCCATCGTTTTTTTAAACTAGAGTTGTACTTAATGTACATTCGCTTGCAGTTCGGAAATACGCTTTTTGAAACAGTCCGAAGATTCTGGTGGATGTTGTAGGCCTATTGTTCTTCTCGGACCTCGGAATGTGTTTTGCTGtttgacaaaaatttaaaaaatgtccGCCATATCATTGCAGATATCAATTTACATTTATAAGGTGTCTAGCATCCCACTGACTCAGGCCCAAACAGAAAAAGACAAAATGACGTTCTTTTGACATTTTAAAGTTTACAGTAATATTAGGTGAAATAATTTCTCTGGAAACTTGCTGACGTTAATGGCACAAAACAGCAGAACATTTGTATTGATCCTTGTAAATATAGTAACGTTACAAGTTATGGACGAGCCAATCTGAATATACAAAACCATATTTGAAGCAAATTTCAGTGTTCTATCACACCCAGACCCAGCAGGCTGACTGACAATCGTTTAAAAAGTTGACATAATTCGTACGATCAGGTTTTTTTAATGtcaaacaataaaacatttatgtTGGTTTTAATAATATAGCATGTGAATATGATTTACAAAAGCTACAATACCCCGACAAGAGGCGTGTTGTTTCTAATGTCTTAATATGTAATTATTGTTTGATATATCttcatttcgtttttttttcatgaaataaagaTATCGGAATACAATACATTGAACTTAACGGAAGAATCTCATTTATATGAAATGAAAGCATTTTTTGGAGATGTTGAGTTCTGTCCAGAGTCATACATGAGTTTTGGAGATCATTGCCTGAAATTTCCAAATCCTACTAAAGTCACATTCGAAGAAGCTCAAAATTGGTGTTACGACAGCAGTCATCCTTCGTCTATTGCTGTTGACGATTCGGAAATCAAGCATTCAGTCATGTCCAAGCTGGCACATGCATTGAACTTCACTGTTGCTGAAACGTATAACTTTATTTCTATATATGTACATAAATACAATTACTCATTACACATATACAAATGACACAACTTTTCACTTACAATTGGTTGTTTTCCAAACCGTCACCAAACCTAAATAGCACCTAGGACTTAGGACTAGGTCATGATCACTGCACTTAAACATTTCGGAAAATAATATCACCATTAAGTTGTTTGATTTATACCTAAATTTCGGAATCACGACTAGCTAAATCACAGAAATACTGTAATTTTCCCAACCATGCATGAAATTTGCTTGAGTGAAAAATTTCTTTGAGCGGCCTCTGAAATATCAATTTCCCCGTAACCTATGCAAATGCTGAACATAAGTAACGAAGGGAATAGGCCGCGAGACGAGGccgtttatctttcagtttcgtagcgcacataagggaactacctgaaaatgattttaaaatgttccttagaaattcaGTAGCAAATAATGACTTGTTCCCATTTCCGAAAGTTGCGCGTTTTACGGAAAAGCTGCTTTTACTACAAAAAATATGCGCCACGATCTGTCCTGtattctctgcttttccggtatcatgggccaatgaacacagacttctgcatgatgtaacaattacaactggtcagctgtaggtggatcccccgTGGTCGAATGAATATCAGATGGCGTATTTGATTCAGAAAacaatggctgtttctgtaatgcacatTTGTGTGAAAGATGGgagaataatcaattttactgatGTTAGTTggtctaaattcatagagtcgacaagaacctgggaagcaatgataagttatgccgaaGTTGAAAGAAAGTAgccatagggcatttcagattGTGATATACAGAGAttcagtgtagatatagtctggTATTCAGGACtgtagtacatcagataaaatgtcGTATGTATGAGGAGTATTAgtcagtatttagtggtatttttacactcatgctgttctaAATATgtttttcttcctcattttagatactttACTACGAAAGAAAACgacaatgttccaccaatccaaCCTAACACAGGCtataatccctgctgctatcagcgCTATACCTGTAAGAATAAAATGGATCAAACAAGAAGTCTTAAAGAAAAgtgtaaaggtatatgagatgACAACAGTTgtaaacagcttagatgggctattcatattgaaatactttggcTTTCTTCTGCACTTGAAACCGCTCATCTCGTAAAACTGATGTTGGAGGACTCGAAATTCATTGagttttttctcaactatgaagatattttgaagttaacgaggcattaataaataaatctgaagaatttgtttgttcactgtatgaagaggatatgaagaatgtaaatgataccagggcacgtctttTCAAAACTGGCAAACATATGGATTATACTCTTTCGCCCAACGATGATTCACTAGAGAAGCATGTTCTGAGGGTAAATTACCAGGCAGGGCTTCGTCACTATTGCCTAGAAAGAACCAAGGCCAAGTATTCCCCCGCGTATGGCCATGGATGGGTTCTTGGTGATGGTGTTTTGCGAGTTCAATTGATGGATCTACTTCCAGCCCTCAAagcagttcttgagttggcaaactgcaactGTGAGGCAAATAGgcgataaaatattttatgcatGTGTGCTGAAAACAATCTAAATTGCACAGACTGCAAAAACCACTTATACACTTACAGAGGAAAATTCGATTTTCAAGACTGAGGATTTTGGAAGCAATTCAGaaaaagtgaattagatattgaagttgatttaataaatattatttattagttttgTTCAGACATATGTTAGTGTCGAAAGTCCTGTTGCTTAAAAGGAATATAATTCCGGCCTGGTTTTTAGACACTATCTGGCGAATTCTTGAATGATTGtcttcaaaatagaaaaatgttaatatttaatttttttctttttatttcaatacaGGTATTGGATAAGCTTGCGTCCATCGTACAgtgaaaattttattcacacTGACTTGTTTGAACCGAGTCCAATAAATCACTGGGAAAATGATGATTGGAAGGATAATGGATATGTAGTATTAAAAATTCCTGATAAATGGGAAAAGCTGTCTTCTAAACAATCAAGGTGGTACTTCTGCCAATC is from Styela clava chromosome 9, kaStyClav1.hap1.2, whole genome shotgun sequence and encodes:
- the LOC144427327 gene encoding uncharacterized protein LOC144427327, encoding MDYKTSFYLSIILGFSLIMKGRCTHTYAYIFYGKYPDGEFDHNVFGAYKPCSDQMDYCHILPIRGNITYSPLRSAAKSIYYPDEWPNTIALQYSGYPWILLDVNKKQIEVGDMTYTFEDYSPMWYIDSYYHFSNVKMSHIDAQRYCEGLDGYLVVPKHGPLNQWINGKVSGSMWSGIKYINETWMYHVGQGKGIWFNEAEFIKSNVLAPGGDGSCMLISMGSMKWSSESCSKKLSVVCRIHEHLRYGHTMMVVYEKYRNYTEASKVCTDAYEFLVRPDSAKKLKWLSSIIKFYQHSGLFLIDALYNMETEVYESTQGDVILEEMWAPGQPNTSLHCVVMNVNGKLLSFDCDDGYNAQFICEYKHIKDNFVAVVDNKRYYWHNDTTFQSVASTKCESDEGGSLAEASQLWQIMTLVSTYATDYATNKTFWLMLAGGYNIQNGMVVANDNRPNDMCPTFRTLHIPTFEWKNCNTIHHYLCRKEYKEVIPDEDQSLCPPGFMRAEESTCLRAYHETVEWHVAKTVCEADTEQRGSLVKFQHNHPQSIPVLYFMKSQANTADEQFWVGMCGSESRGTYLFWTSKNATSDDITTPYYAIKGECLAVSPLNADINKYNTLWRLYNFGFVCQQEAIMISEYNTLNLTEESHLYEMKAFFGDVEFCPESYMSFGDHCLKFPNPTKVTFEEAQNWCYDSSHPSSIAVDDSEIKHSVMSKLAHALNFTVAETYNFISIYVHKYNYSLHIYK